Proteins from a single region of Apium graveolens cultivar Ventura chromosome 7, ASM990537v1, whole genome shotgun sequence:
- the LOC141670803 gene encoding BTB/POZ domain-containing protein At1g30440-like, producing MACMKLGSKTDAFQRKGQAWFYTTGLPSDIIVEVGDMSFHLHKFPLLSRSGVMERLIAEANKEGEDGCVINLLDVPGGTKTFELVAKFCYGVKIEVTAGNVVHLRCAAEHLEMNAEYGEGNLVPQTELFINQVVLENWTDSLRALQGCESVLSHAEELSITARLIQSLVVKASTDPDPNLHGWPVVVYGRQLQSPGGSVLWNGISTGAKLKTASSDWWYEDISNLSLPLYKRLISAMESNGIKEEIIVGSLTTYAKKYLPGLNRRQSTGDSSCRLGTVSSGSILSEEDQKLLLEELDHLLPMQKGLVPTNILFGLLRTAMILRASPTCISNLEQRIGMQLHQATLEDLLMPNFSYTMETLYNVECVQRILQHFLAMDQVTAGASPGSVDDGQLIGSPSLTPITMVAKLIDGYLAEVAPDINLKLPKFQSLAAAVPDYARILDDGLYRAIDIYLKSHPWLADADKEEICRLIDCQKLSLEACTHAAQNERLPLRIIVQVLFFEQLQLRTSIASSFLVSDNFDGSRQLTSGLLTSNEGGWNTAVRENQVLKVGMDSMRMRVSELEKECSNMREEIAKLSTVKGTSTWENISKKLGFKMKSQMCSAQQGAISKQKHESEKGVADKAKDKQGKLKKK from the exons ATGGCTTGTATGAAGTTGGGGTCGAAAACAGATGCATTTCAACGGAAAGGGCAGGCTTG GTTCTATACAACTGGCCTTCCAAGTGATATCATTGTTGAAGTTGgtgatatgtccttccatcttcacAAG TTTCCCTTGCTTTCCAGAAGTGGGGTGATGGAAAGATTGATTGCTGAAGCTAACAAAGAAGGAGAAGATGGCTGTGTCATTAACCTCCTTGATGTCCCTGGTGGAACAAAAACTTTTGAACTTGTTGCTAAGTTCTgttatggagtaaaaattgaagTTACTGCAGGAAATGTTGTACACCTTAGATGTGCGGCGGAGCATCTTGAAATGAACGCAGAGTATGGGGAGGGAAATCTAGTTCCGCAAACTGAATTATTCATAAATCAAGTAGTCTTAGAGAACTGGACTGACTCTTTAAGAGCTCTCCAGGGGTGTGAAAGTGTTCTCTCTCATGCAGAAGAGCTTTCTATTACTGCACGTTTAATCCAGTCATTGGTTGTGAAAGCTAGTACTGATCCTGATCCAAATCTGCATGGCTGGCCTGTTGTAGTATATGGTAGACAGTTGCAGAGTCCCGGTGGAAGTGTCTTGTGGAATGGGATTAGCACAGGGGCCAAGTTAAAAACAGCAAGTTCAGATTGGTGGTATGAAGATATATCAAATTTGAGTTTACCTCTCTACAAGAGGCTGATTTCTGCAATGGAGTCTAATGGAATCAAGGAGGAGATAATAGTGGGCTCCCTCACCACCTATGCGAAGAAGTACCTGCCAGGGCTTAATCGGCGTCAGAGTACTGGTGATTCTAGCTGCCGTCTTGGAACAGTGAGTTCAGGATCTATACTATCTGAAGAAGATCAAAAGCTTTTGCTTGAAGAACTTGATCATTTACTTCCGATGCAGAAGGGATTGGTCCCAACCAATATTCTCTTTGGCTTACTCCGAACAGCCATGATTCTACGGGCGAGTCCCACTTGCATATCAAACTTGGAACAAAGAATAGGGATGCAGCTTCATCAGGCGACATTGGAGGATCTTTTGATGCCGAACTTCTCTTATACCATGGAGACTCTATATAATGTTGAGTGCGTGCAGAGAATTCTTCAGCACTTTTTGGCCATGGATCAGGTAACCGCTGGAGCTTCCCCTGGTTCAGTCGATGATGGTCAGTTGATCGGTTCTCCATCACTGACACCAATTACAATGGTAGCCAAGCTGATTGATGGGTACCTTGCAGAGGTTGCTCCAGATATTAATTTGAAGCTCCCCAAATTTCAGTCCCTTGCTGCGGCAGTTCCTGATTATGCAAGGATCTTAGATGATGGTCTTTATCGTGCAATTGACATTTATCTAAAG TCGCACCCGTGGTTGGCAGACGCAGACAAAGAAGAGATATGCAGGCTGATTGATTGCCAGAAACTCTCCTTGGAAGCTTGCACTCACGCTGCACAAAACGAGAGGCTACCACTAAGAATCATAGTCCAAGTCCTCTTTTTTGAGCAACTCCAACTTCGGACTTCCATTGCCAGTAGCTTCCTCGTCTCAGACAATTTCGATGGGTCCCGACAATTAACTAGTGGTTTGCTCACATCTAACGAAGGAGGATGGAACACAGCTGTGCGAGAGAATCAAGTTCTGAAAGTAGGAATGGACAGCATGCGAATGCGGGTCTCTGAGCTTGAGAAAGAATGTTCAAATATGAGGGAAGAGATTGCAAAATTAAGCACGGTTAAAGGAACTAGCACATGGGAAAACATATCGAAGAAACTTGGGTTCAAGATGAAGTCTCAGATGTGCAGCGCTCAACAGGGAGCTATTAGCAAACAGAAACATGAAAGTGAAAAGGGCGTCGCTGATAAGGCGAAAGACAAGCAGGGAAAGCTCAAGAAAAAATAA